The Dreissena polymorpha isolate Duluth1 chromosome 2, UMN_Dpol_1.0, whole genome shotgun sequence nucleotide sequence TATGTATATACCTATGGTTGGACCATTAAACTGTCGCTGTTCTTACCGGGAGGAGTCTCGTCACGCACTTTTCAATCCGTGGACTTCTATAGTGACCTGCAGGTTTTGCCCATAAGTGTGTTGACCTCACCAAATGGGTTGATTATATTTTGAAATGCCAATTGCAAGATAAGACAAGCTATATTAAGCGATTTCAGCCAGGACGTTTCATTTCTTCAACAGAATGATGTACGTTATCTTAGTTGTCAGCCTTGTAGGCTTGGCATGTGCTGCGGTAAGAAGTTTATATacttatattgtatattataatattcatttGTGGGACCTACATTTTCCGACATTGTATTATCTACACTGTAATACTTTTGCTGTTTAGTTAACCGTTTAGGGTTGCACACAAAATACAAACGAATTAAAGAAAACTTTGATATTTTATCACGCGTAGTTAACGTAATATAGATAATAgagcatcgtcggatacccacgttcgacccattccgctactctccatttatagagtaacggaatgaataagtcgtgggtatccgacgatgataATAGAGTTATGTACAGCAAAGCCAGTGTAGTCTGTGTGTCGCTAGCATATAACCATCGCATGTCCGTTAAATATGTACGTTTTTCATAAATTAAGGTCGGATATTAGTAATGAGTACGGTTTTGTTGTTTTTCCAGTTTTAGATACCCGTCCATCAGCTTTATTGATCTCAGAGTAACTTACCTATATTGTACTATGTATAACTCGCGTAACCATTTATGCTTACCCGAATAGGCACAAAAGAGCCGAAGTCTTGTATACAATTACGACAATATGCAAACTCATAGGTATTCGACCGGCATATACATTTTTACTATTTGTTTTTTtgtgcttttgttattttgctgtatGGTATTTCCTGTCATCAGACGACGCCGGCGCCGATTGAGTGCATGAACGACGGGGAGTGTAGCCCGCTGGAATGCTGCTACAAGAAGCACGAGTTGCTCGTGGTTAGCAAGCGGGGAGGCACGTTCGAGGGGTACCCCTTTCAAAACCAGGACCTCTCACACGTAAAAGGTTCTGAATCTATGAgctgcttttatttaatttatatgtacatgtatataaacaaaaactcAGGTTTTAGCACAAGATTTAGCAGGCGGCTAGCTGAAGATGCATGCATGTATACTGTACCAATTATGGCAAGGGACACGTCTCTTTAGCCACAAGAACGAAACATGATAAATACAATGTGTTGCCACGAATTAAAGTTTAATTAGAAATTATTGTAAATTACAACGATGACGTCTATGTTTTTACTTAATGTAATAGCTTTTACAAACATATATCTAAATTAAGTTagcaattttcaaaatataaaggtATATTCATCCTAATATGTGAGTGAAGATAAATATTATCGTGATAACTTAAAACTTTTTAAGCAGCAAAGGCAAACGTCTCCTTTGCAATGTTTTGTCGTGACTTTTCGGTCACCATTTCCTTAACGGATGTTTGCAGGCGTTTGCCAGAGATACCACCAGGTGGGTGACGCGTGCTCCCCGTACGACAAGCGTAACGGCTTCTGCAGTTGTAACGTAAAGATGGGTCACAGCTGCCAGATGGTGACAGACCCCAATCCAGACGTCGACGTGATTCCTACGTCACGCTTCCAGTGCGTTGACGAACTCCTCGCGTCACGGAAGTAGAGCAACCCGCGCGTGTGTGATTATACTTTGATGTGTTTGgttattaaattgtttaagaTTGTGATGTGTTGACGGTGTTAAGTCAATCGTAATGGTAAAACGCACATATAAGACGATGCATCCAAACATATAGTTCTGACATTGAAATAGGGAAGACCTTTAAACAATAGTGAAAGGggttatttacatgtacattttaacacTCAACCCCATCTGCAGATACGTGTTGCGATATATACAAGGACTTAAATAATACCGGACGATGATATTTTGTCTTTCATGATGTCTTGATACATTCTTAAAATTTCAAATCTGTTTGAAGGaagatttataaaatgtttattttatactaCGTTCAACAAACGCATCTATAACACCACATAACGgcaataatttgaacaaaaacaacagaTAAGAGTGCATGCTAATTTGATAAACAATGTATATGCAACGAATGATTACATGTACAAAGTGAAATGCTTAAATGCAGCGCATTTTTGTTTGAAATGATTATTAAAATGTGATGCGTCTCCTATGACGACACATTCCATAGTTTCAAAGCTGactaagtcacatttattttaaagataatagCTTCTACACTTCATTTAGAAGTCTTCTTTTATCACATAAAAGAATGACCTATACATGCAATTGCAAACGTCTCCACATATATAGGCTGTACAAGAGATACTTAATAAAATTTTAACTAATATGTTGAATGTATACATTAATTATAACTCCAGATGAATTCATCAATGAGTTGCTATAGTTTCATCatctattttattatattgttgttGCCTAGTTGATAAGCAAATGAGATGTATGCAACAGTTAGTGTGcaaaattatgataaaacaagttgacaagcaatatggtcccctaccggtgaaactccaccagtgtcagaatttatttatttgtttttttgttgttgttttttgttaaattcttgacataggaacaaaatgaaatgacgtgcataatctccatatttgccatctatccatatttcaagtttcatgaaaaaaatatgaagaacatttaaagttattgaaggatccagaaaagtgtgaccgactgacagactgacacatggacagagcgcaaaccaaaagtcccctccggtttcaccggtaggggacaacaaactTCGTATTTAAGCCGTTTTATAACATGTCTTAATGAGATCATATAAAACATGATATACATTAAATTATGAAATGGTCAGCAATAATAATTATGGAAAGTTGTTTATATTCAACACAGAGAAAGAAGAGAAATCATGTGAGTACAATTTCAAGGAAAAATTAGGTACCAGTCATTTTTAGCATATGTATAGGatactttatataaatgtatttctttgtCTTATCTAACAAgactttaaatgaaatataacaataacaagagctgtcagaggacagcgcgctcgactattgagtgcttgacattataatgtAAGACATcaggggaaattgttcatattcaatgaTTTGattgacgatctttcaaaaataaaaaaggaaaaaaaaaatgggggggggggtaggggggtgagaggggggtataatgtggggtgggttaatttattagatgatgtttaaaaaaaaattggagggggagGAGGGGGTgtggtagggggggtgagaggggggtataatgtgggttgggGTAAtgtattagatgatgttttaaaaaaaaatgggggggggagaaTTCTGGgcaggggcgtggggtattgtttgggtggaatacattgtggtattcagttaagtgttgttttgtcaaagtaataataaaatgtgatcataaataaagaagttatggcaattgaagcaaaatgtttaattatgt carries:
- the LOC127866151 gene encoding uncharacterized protein LOC127866151, producing the protein MMYVILVVSLVGLACAATTPAPIECMNDGECSPLECCYKKHELLVVSKRGGTFEGYPFQNQDLSHVKGVCQRYHQVGDACSPYDKRNGFCSCNVKMGHSCQMVTDPNPDVDVIPTSRFQCVDELLASRK